The proteins below come from a single Mercenaria mercenaria strain notata chromosome 3, MADL_Memer_1, whole genome shotgun sequence genomic window:
- the LOC123524941 gene encoding glucose dehydrogenase [FAD, quinone]-like: MHCSCVLLFFVRDFSYKQHREILSVKIDDEYDYVIVGGGSAGSVLASRLSEDKNSRVLLLEAGGFYDENPLFHIPIHWLKLENTRHDWEYHTVPQKVSCLGLEENRAFWRRGRVLGGSSVYNAMQYTRGSSYEYNEWAANGCTGWSYKDVLPYFLKSEDIQIDELKSSKYHHSGGPLAVSGGRVTQLSDLYMKAGQELGFSITDYNGADQEGFSRIQVTVRNGVRDATGLAFLGRMGKRQNLDIAIETFVTKVDIKNKAAKGVFFIHNGRKE, translated from the coding sequence ATGCATTGCTcttgtgtattattatttttcgTTCGAGACTTCTCCTACAAACAACACAGGGAGATTTTGTCAGTCAAGATTGATGACGAATACGATTATGTCATTGTTGGTGGCGGATCGGCTGGTTCCGTACTGGCTTCGAGACTTTCCGAGGACAAGAATTCTAGAGTTCTATTATTAGAAGCAGGAggtttttacgatgaaaatccaCTGTTCCATATTCCGATACACTGGCTTAAACTTGAAAATACCAGACACGACTGGGAATATCACACTGTGCCTCAGAAGGTTTCATGCTTAGGCTTGGAAGAAAACAGAGCTTTTTGGCGTCGAGGACGCGTGCTGGGGGGATCAAGCGTATACAATGCTATGCAGTACACCCGTGGCAGTAGTTACGAGTACAATGAATGGGCTGCGAACGGTTGTACAGGGTGGAGTTACAAAGACGTATTACCTTATTTCTTGAAGTCTGAGGACATTCAGATAGATGAACTGAAATCATCCAAATATCATCACTCCGGTGGTCCGCTGGCTGTTTCCGGTGGGCGTGTTACACAGCTGTCCGACCTGTACATGAAAGCTGGACAAGAACTTGGGTTCAGCATCACGGACTACAATGGCGCAGACCAAGAGGGTTTCAGCCGGATTCAAGTTACTGTCAGAAACGGTGTTCGGGACGCAACCGGATTAGCGTTCCTTGGACGTATGGGAAAAAGACAAAATCTTGACATCGCTATTGAAACTTTTGTTACCAAAGTTGACATAAAGAACAAAGCTGCAAAAGGAGTGTTTTTCATTCACAATGGTAGGAAGGAATAG